Proteins encoded together in one Drosophila albomicans strain 15112-1751.03 chromosome 2R, ASM965048v2, whole genome shotgun sequence window:
- the LOC117576049 gene encoding protein downstream neighbor of son homolog has translation MSGETSLSAKWTRPDDFIKLQRLKQKKKQLAARVSSNNNNNKLIELDENDKCKLLEAKIAQKRKNPFAKSIDGAKKQKIDDPTTATTGSASLTLPQDCFVRETPTRPQPAKLVLQKFDAQAFAKLLHQQHAAQADEEDDAALAARQKHTTHLPMDWCLKTRIRFFCPSELPATQLKTSQLASGLTSFVRCFDTNHSDSTLDISDATRFNQCTYYWQHPHLPWLTLFPRSAKENNGITIGDRERKALAEEWDYSFRGLFQLLRARQCPYFYLCANSFTVLFRAAGCGGRAEMHALVTPSTRGMRNALRQEGIEYTMPLKKDVNGGSSSLNGSLTEEPSNEAKPKTEADTTGAGKEQDEEDDDDEWLESLGVDERELRRIQTTHARKLQAAEMSEDFSDNSLLLIEGVECQGLFSYLLNAKSTITSVGRLAGVPPTLLSSVAFPKATMQHLVPRSKKVRLDGVDYHSIDIKGLLLPTFLPSVAALLCETRQMFSATLASSLNTLSFSKATQKLLESAPEEAQVAGEQVFGEQNLSECGLLPSVVGSICRTGEHAVGLLERVCYQRGEGYAWS, from the exons ATGTCCGGCGAGACGAGTTTAAGTGCCAAATGGACGCGACCCGATGAT TTTATAAAACTACAGCGGCTtaaacagaagaagaaacaaTTGGCAGCACGTGtaagcagcaataacaacaacaataaactaaTCGAGCTAGATGAGAATGATAAGTGCAAGCTGCTTGAAGCTAAAATAGCGCAGAAGCGCAAGAATCCATTTGCCAA GTCCATAGATGGCGCCAAGAAGCAAAAGATAGACGAtcccacaacagcaacaactggcaGCGCATCTTTAACGCTTCCACAGGATTGCTTTGTCCGTGAGACACCAACACGTCCACAACCCGCCAAATTGGTGCTACAGAAGTTCGATGCACAAGCCTTTGCGAAGCTGTTGCATCAACAGCATGCCGCACAAGCCGACGAAGAGGATGACGCTGCGTTGGCCGCACGACAGAAGCATACGACGCATCTTCCTATGGACTGGTGCCTGAAGACGCGAATACGTTTCTTCTGTCCCAGCGAACTGCCTGCCACGCAACTGAAGACCTCTCAATTGGCTAGCGGTCTCACAAGCTTTGTGCGCTGCTTCGATACAAATCACAGCGACAGTACTTTGGACATCTCAGATGCCACACGCTTCAACCAGTGTACCTACTATTGGCAACATCCGCATCTGCCTTGGCTCACCCTGTTTCCGCGCAGCGCCAAGGAGAACAATGGCATCACCATTGGTGACAGGGAACGCAAAGCGCTTGCAGAGGAATGGGATTATAGTTTTCGTGGTCTCTTCCAGCTGTTGCGTGCCCGGCAGTGTCCTTATTTCTATTTGTGTGCCAACTCGTTTACGGTGCTATTTCGTGCAGCTGGTTGTGGAGGACGTGCTGAGATGCATGCGCTGGTGACGCCATCTACGCGAGGAATGCGGAACGCACTGCGACAAGAGGGCATCGAGTATACCATGCCGCTGAAGAAGGATGTCAACGGTGGTAGCAGTAGTTTAAATGGAAGTTTAACAGAGGAACCATCAAATGAAGCAAAGCCCAAAACTGAAGCAGATACAACAGGTGCTGGCAAGGAGCAAGATGAGGaagacgacgatgatgagTGGCTGGAGAGTTTAGGCGTGGATGAGCGCGAGCTGCGGCGGATTCAAACGACGCATGCGCGCAAACTGCAAGCGGCAGAGATGAGTGAGGATTTCAGCGACAATTCACTGCTGCTCATCGAAGGCGTCGAGTGTCAGGGACTCTTCAGTTATCTGCTCAATGCCAAGAGCACCATTACCAGCGTTGGTCGCTTGGCCGGCGTGCCGCCAACGTTGCTCTCTTCCGTCGCCTTTCCCAAGGCCACCATGCAGCACTTGGTGCCACGCTCGAAGAAAGTGCGTTTGGATGGTGTCGATTATCACAGCATCGACATCAAGGGACTGCTGCTGCCCACATTCCTGCCCAGCGTTGCCGCGCTGCTCTGCGAGACGCGACAAATGTTCAGCGCCACTTTGGCCAGCAGCTTGAATACTTTGTCCTTTAGCAAGGCCACGCAGAAGCTACTGGAATCAGCGCCCGAGGAAGCACAAGTTGCTGGCGAGCAGGTGTTTGGCGAACAAAATCTGTCGGAATGCGGTCTACTGCCCTCTGTAGTCGGCTCCATCTGCAGGACAGGCGAGCATGCCGTGGGATTGCTAGAGCGCGTTTGCTATCAGCGTGGAGAAGGCTATGCTTGGAGTTGA
- the LOC117576051 gene encoding LOW QUALITY PROTEIN: uncharacterized protein LOC117576051 (The sequence of the model RefSeq protein was modified relative to this genomic sequence to represent the inferred CDS: inserted 1 base in 1 codon): MFAQPKGICLLLGCLAVLFEASVAVQGFQSKDSVFADVLLSELLNRMDNDMQVGYYDVDNDRDLEAAAAAAAAADKDNVDLVTRSEYTRLCNGGRDCMLQSANSNPSLRDQEFMQHSSLWGHQYVTGGMGEGQSRYNTIVKTDASLPAYCNPPNPCPEGYDMETMGGNCINDFXNTAIYSREFQAAQDCTCDNEHMFDCADQENAAANEADNSDMNAAVEKFLMQQFGNDNNVLSSANGVVKKAAHMAGLRMDTLPNPFLQVGPDDRLPIAAKKGNMLFH; encoded by the exons ATGTTCGCCCAACCGAAAG GAATTTGTTTGTTACTGGGATGTCTCGCTGTGCTTTTTGAGGCCTCTGTGGCCGTGCAGGGATTTCAGTCCAAGGATAGCGTCTTTGCCGATGTCCTGCTGTCCGAATTGTTGAATCGTATGGACAACGATATGCAGGTGGGCTACTATGATGTGGACAACGATCGAGATTtggaagcagctgctgccgctgccgccgcagcTGATAAGGATAATGTGGATCTAGTGACGCGTTCGGAATACACCAGACTGTGCAATGGCGGTCGCGATTGTATGCTGCAATCGGCAAATAGCAACCCATCATTGCGGGATCAGGAGTTCATGCAGCACAGCTCGCTGTGGGGTCATCAGTATGTGACCGGCGGCATGGGGGAGGGTCAGAGTCGTTACAATACCATCGTGAAGACCGATGCCAGTTTGCCCGCCTATTGCAACCCACCAAATCCCTGCCCCGAGGGCTATGACATGGAGACTATGGGTGGCAATTGCATCAATGATT CAAATACCGCAATCTACAGTCGTGAATTCCAAGCTGCCCAAGATTGCACCTGCGACAATGAGCATATGTTTGATTGTGCCGACCAGGAGAACGCAGCTGCCAACGAAGCTGACAACAGTGATATGAATGCTGCCGTCGAAAAGTTCCTCATGCAGCAGTTTGGCAACGACAATAATGTGCTGAGCAGTGCCAACGGAGTGGTTAAGAAGGCCGCTCACATGGCCGGACTACGTATGGATACTTTACCCAACCCATTCCTTCAGGTTGGCCCAGACGATCGTCTGCCTATTGCAGCCAAAAAGGGCAATATGCTCTTCCACTAA
- the LOC117576052 gene encoding uncharacterized protein LOC117576052 translates to MSQTPCGKCTACPCSTASKKDNRAAEQQRPPPKIDCQCATRRQQSPTAPVQAPLADTITCVRPKPEPVRQVPMEERCTCRIKPDPVQCECPAPAQPPERTAQEVRAAAAPPTHQQVICGQQPQSQYHQPPQYTPVAAAQCGHCRAQKKKKKCIIQ, encoded by the exons ATGT CTCAAACTCCCTGTGGAAAATGCACGGCATGTCCGTGCTCGACTGCGTCGAAAAAGGATAATCGTGCGGCCGAGCAGCAAAGACCGCCGCCCAAAATTGACTGCCAGTGTGCCACTCGCCGCCAACAATcgcccacagcgccagttcaAGCGCCACTGGCTGATACCATCACCTGCGTGCGACCAAAACCGGAGCCAGTGCGTCAAGTGCCGATGGAAGAGCGCTGCACATGCCGCATAAAGCCGGATCCGGTGCAGTGTGAATGCCCGGCACCAGCTCAACCACCCGAACGCACTGCGCAGGAGGtaagagcagctgcagctcctcCGACACATCAGCAGGTTATATGCGGGCAACAGCCACAATCGCAATATCATCAGCCGCCGCAGTACACGCCAGTGGCAGCAGCACAGTGCGGACACTGTCGAGctcagaagaagaaaaagaagtgCATCATACAGTGA
- the LOC117576050 gene encoding zinc finger protein 429 yields the protein MDIGSLSEVCRVCANKIKDKKRQRHIFNYLRGKLLQNLKLITGVKLLPNESLPNFICERCNSELELAIKFRERCIFSQNYLEDLLKKQYEELSAKNELSEELIDEAELEYQEEPVAFEEDKVWEEENYTEKSDDDNVKHISEEAEEIEEVFEITEVEQEEQKQPKNNKRHMVLLQENRPTKRLRNFFICEECGGFFNKEKDYNNHMKGHTEHKESPQFFPCCQCTAHFSTKTMLKQHRRDVHNGNRLFKCGICGEEFLEHTAKQRHEIAHSNERPYPCLECEETFTSVAELRLHSATHSLHTTKEIRVEDETFPCVQCEENFDSDAELREHFEIHCQGFFRCEPCNEEFATYNELNKHSSTYAHQCTVRDEMEMLYAEDECEEEQYLD from the exons atggATATAGGCAGCTTGAGTGAAGTTTGCCGCgtttgtgcaaataaaataaaggaTAAGAAACGACAGCGCCACATATTTAACTATCTGCGCGGCAAACTTCTGCAAAATCTCAAACTTATAACTGGAGTCAAG CTCTTGCCAAATGAAAGTTTACCCAACTTTATATGCGAGCGTTGCAACTCTGAATTAGAGTTGGCAATCAAGTTTCGAGAGCGCTGCATCTTCTCGCAGAATTATTTGGAGGACCTACTGAAGAAACAATACGAAGAGTTGTCGGCAAAAAATGAACTCTCTGAGGAGTTGATCGACGAAGCTGAACTGGAATACCAAGAAGAGCCTGTGGCCTTTGAGGAGGATAAGGTTTGGGAGGAGGAAAACTACACAGAAAAGTCCGATGATGATAATGTGAAACATATAAgtgaagaagcagaagaaatTGAGGAAGTATTTGAAATTACAGAAGTAGAGCAAGAGGAACAGAAACAGCCAAAGAATAACAAAAGGCACATGGTGTTGTTGCAAGAAAATCGCCCAACTAAGCGTCTGCGGAACTTCTTTATATGCGAGGAATGTGGCGGATTcttcaataaagaaaaagactACAATAATCACATGAAAGGGCACACGGAGCACAAGGAGTCGCCACAGTTCTTTCCATGTTGCCAGTGCACGGCACACTTCTCAACAAAGACAATGCTAAAACAGCATCGACGTGACGTGCACAATGGAAATCGACTTTTCAAATGCGGCATTTGTGGCGAAGAATTTTTGGAGCACACTGCCAAGCAGCGGCATGAGAT CGCACACAGCAATGAGCGACCATATCCTTGCCTAGAATGTGAAGAGACTTTTACTAGCGTTGCCGAGCTGCGCTTACATTCCGCCACTCATTCTCTGCACACAACAAA AGAAATAAGAGTCGAAGACGAAACATTTCCATGTGTGCAGTGCGAGGAGAATTTCGACAGTGACGCAGAACTTCGAgaacattttgaaatacaCTGCCAGGGCTTCTTTAg GTGTGAGCCCTGCAATGAGGAATTTGCAACCTACAATGAACTGAATAAACATTCAAGTACTTACGCACACCAATGCACAGTTAGAGACGAGATGGAGATGCTGTATGCTGAGGACGAGTGTGAGGAAGAACAGTATTtagattaa
- the LOC117576047 gene encoding LOW QUALITY PROTEIN: chitin synthase chs-2 (The sequence of the model RefSeq protein was modified relative to this genomic sequence to represent the inferred CDS: inserted 2 bases in 2 codons), with translation MSAVRHRPMAPPAGGEHGDSDDNNFTDDESSPLTHDIYGGSQRTIQETKGWDVFRDPPIKXETGSTANQECLELTIKILKIFAYIFTFIIVLTGGVIAKGTVLFMASQVRKDRKIEYCNKDLGRDKSFVVVLPEEERIAWIWALVIAYSLPEFGALIRAVRICFFKTFKVPKTGHFLFIWLMESMSAMGTALLMFVVLPQIDAIQGAMLTNCLCVIPGIFGLLSRTAKEGKRFIKVIIDLAAIAAQVTGLVIWPLLENRRELWVIPVACVMISCGWWENYVSAQSPLGLMRTLGRIKEELHATRYFCHMFLSVWKILLFFCVTMLIYYANGEEPSNLFGLYSEAFGPHKIVVYELPPGLGGVLPDTLESANIDTVDVDASYNSVIYVLLLQVFGAYLCYIFGKFACKILIQGFSYAFPVSLTGPIAVSFLISACGIRIDDPCFFHGTIPDYLFFTSPSNFRFNNFVTEQMAWAWILWLLSQTWIALHIWTPKCERLATTEKLFVRPMYSALLIDQSMALNRRRDDQADVKTEDLSEIEKEKGDEYYETISVHTDRSSAPNKPSIKSSDNITRIYTCATMWHETKDEMMEFLKSIMRMDEDQCARRVAQKYLRVLDPDYYEFETHIFFDDAFEISDHSDDDIQCNRFVKLLIGTMDEAASEIHQTTIRLRPPKKYPTPYGGRLVWTLPGKTKFISHLKDKDRIRHRKRWSQVMYMYYLLGHRLMELPISVDRKDAIAENTYLLTLDGDIDFKPNAVTXLVDLMKKNRNLGAACGRIHPVGSGPMVWYQLFEYAIGHWLQKATEHMIGCVLCSPGCFSLFRGKALMDDNVMKKYTTKPTEARHYVQYDQGEDRWLCTLLLQRGYRVEYSAASDAYTHCPEGFNEFYNQRRRWVPSTIANIMDLLGDAKRTIKINDNISLLYVFYQMMLMGGTILGPGTIFLMLVGAFVAAFRIDNWTSFHYNIVPILGFMLICFTCKSNIQLFVAQVLSTCYALIMMAVIVGTALQLGEDGIGSPSAIFLISMVGSFFIAACLHPQEFWCITCGLIYLLSIPSMYLLLILYSIINLNVVSWGTREVVAKKTKKELEAEKKAAEEAKKRVKQKSMLSFLQSGIGDNDDEEGSIEFSLAGLFRCVFCTHGKTSDEKQQLTTIAESLDTIKTRMDTIESAVDPHGHHARHNRRRTTSSGSKDHHLLSSVAEKSGDESDESDSDTSAEPKQERDFLTNPYWIEDPDVRKGEVDFLSSSEIQFWKDLIDQYLYPIDNDPVEQARIAKDLKELRDSSVFAFFMINALFVLIVFLLQLNKDNIHVKWPFGVRTNITYDESSQEVHISKEYLQLEPIGLVFVFFFALILVIQFTAMLFHRFGTISHILASTELNFCKKKSEDLTQDQLIDKHAVEIVKNLQRLQGIDGDYDNDSGSGPDRIARRKTIQNLEKARQPRRQIGTLDVAFKKRFLKLTADAENNPATPILTRRLTMRAETIRALEVRKNSVMAERRKSAMQTLGAKNEYGITTALPVNNNGAVPNQRSGRVSNAGISIKDVFNVNGGPAEQIYGSNGGGTINQGYEHVIDEDVEGNSLRLTTRNPHQVSWGQNTTGNNTGRM, from the exons ATGTCTGCGGTGCGGCATCGCCCGATGGCTCCGCCAGCCGGTGGCGAGCATGGCGATAGCGATGACAACAACTTCACCGACGACGAGAGCTCTCCGCTGACACACGATATTTATGGCGGCAG cCAACGCACCATTCAGGAGACAAAAGGCTGGGATGTGTTCCGTGATCCGCCGATCA ATGAGACGGGTTCGACGGCGAACCAGGAGTGTCTAGAATTAACCATCaagattttaaaaatctttgcCTATATATTTACGTTTATCATAGTTTTAACCGGTGGCGTTATAGCTAAGGGCACCGTGCTCTTCATGGCCTCACAGGTGCGCAAGGATCGCAAGATTGAGTACTGCAACAAAGATCTG GGTCGTGATAAGAGCTTCGTCGTGGTTCTGCCAGAGGAGGAGCGCATAGCCTGGATCTGGGCACTGGTGATAGCGTATTCACTACCCGAGTTTGGCGCCTTGATTCGAGCCGTACGCATCTGTTTCTTCAAGACTTTTAAAGTGCCCAAGACGGGACACTTTCTCTTCATCTGGCTGATGGAGAGCATGAGTGCGATGGGCACAGCACTGTTGATGTTCGTGGTGCTGCCGCAGATAGATGCAATTCAAGGCGCCATGTTGACCAACTGTTTGTGCGTCATCCCCGGCATCTTTGGCCTGTTATCACGCACTGCCAAGGAGGGCAAACGTTTCATCAAAGTGATCATTGATCTGGCAGCAATTGCAGCGCAAGTCACCGGTTTAGTTATCTGGCCACTGCTGGAGAATCGTCGGGAGCTCTGGGTCATTCCGGTGGCTTGTGTGATGATCTCCTGCGGCTGGTGGGAGAACTATGTGTCGGCTCAGTCGCCACTGGGCCTAATGCGCACTCTGGGTCGCATCAAGGAGGAGTTGCATGCCACCCGGTACTTTTGTCACATGTTCCTCTCGGTGTGGAAGATTCTGCTATTCTTCTGCGTCACCATGCTTATCTACTATGCCAACGGCGAGGAGCCCAGTAACCTCTTTGGTCTCTACAGCGAAGCCTTTGGTCCCCACAAGATTGTCGTCTACGAACTGCCCCCCGGCCTGGGTGGTGTCCTACCTGACACCTTGGAATCGGCCAACATAGACACCGTCGATGTGGATGCCTCTTACAACAGTGTGATCTATGTGCTCCTCCTGCAAGTCTTTGGCGCCTATCTGTGCTACATCTTTGGCAAGTTTGCCTGCAAGATTCTTATTCAGGGCTTCAGTTATGCCTTCCCCGTCAGTCTAACGGGTCCCATTGCGGTTTCTTTCTTGATTTCCGCTTGTGGTATTCGCATTGATGATCCCTGCTTCTTCCATGGCACTATACCGGATTATCTGTTCTTTACGAGTCCCTCGAACTTCCGATTCAACAACTTTGTCACGGAACAAATGGCTTGGGCTTGGATATTGTGGTTACTCAGTCAGACCTGGATTGCGCTGCACATTTGGACGCCCAAGTGCGAGAGATTGGCCACCACTGAGAAACTCTTCGTTCGACCCATGTACTCGGCCCTGCTCATCGATCAGTCAATGGCGTTGAACAGACGTCGCGATGATCAAGCGGATGTTAAAACTGAG GATCTTTCCGAAATTGAGAAGGAGAAGGGCGACGAGTACTACGAGACCATCTCGGTGCACACGGATCGTTCTTCGGCTCCCAACAAACCCTCTATTAAGTCATCGGACAACATTACACGCATCTACACTTGCGCCACAATGTGGCACGAGACAAAAGACGAGATGATGGAGTTCTTGAAGAGTATTATGCGCATGGACGAAGATCAGTGTGCTCGTCGTGTGGCGCAGAAATACCTGCGTGTCCTCGATCCGGACTACTACGAATTTGAAA CCCACATCTTCTTCGACGACGCCTTTGAGATCTCGGATCACAGTGACGATGACATTCAGTGCAATCGCTTCGTCAAGCTGCTGATTGGCACCATGGATGAAGCTGCCTCCGAAATTCATCAGACCACAATTCGTCTGCGTCCGCCCAAGAAATACCCGACTCCCTATGGCGGTCGTTTGGTTTGGACTCTGCCCGGTAAAACCAAGTTCATATCGCATCTTAAGGATAAGGATCGCATTCGTCATCGCAAGCGTTGGTCCCAAGTGATGTACATGTACTATCTGCTGGGTCATCGTCTAATGGAGCTGCCCATCTCTGTGGATCGCAAGGATGCCATTGCGGAGAACACTTATTTACTGACCCTCGACGGCGACATTGATTTTAAACCCAATGCTGTCA TGCTGGTTGATTTGATGAAGAAGAATCGCAATCTTGGCGCTGCCTGTGGACGCATTCATCCCGTGGGCTCCGGTCCAATGGTGTGGTATCAGCTCTTTGAGTACGCAATCGGTCATTGGCTGCAAAAGGCTACCGAGCACATGATTGGCTGTGTGCTTTGTTCCCCCGGCTGCTTCTCGCTCTTCCGTGGCAAAGCCCTGATGGACGACAACGTGATGAAGAAGTACACTACAAAACCGACCGAGGCGCGGCATTATGTGCAGTATGATCAGGGTGAAGATCGTTGGTTGTGCACCCTGCTGTTGCAGCGTGGCTATCGTGTCGAGTATTCGGCTGCCTCGGATGCTTACACACATTGCCCGGAGGGTTTCAATGAGTTCTACAATCAGCGTCGTCGCTGGGTACCCTCTACCATTGCCAACATCATGGATCTGCTGGGCGATGCAAAGCGCACGATCAAGATTAATGACAACATTTCGCTGCTGTACGTTTTCTATCAAATGATGTTGATGGGTGGCACCATCTTGGGACCCGGCACTATTTTCCTTATGTTGGTGGGTGCTTTCGTCGCCGCCTTTCGTATTGACAACTGGACATCCTTCCACTACAATATTGTTCCCATATTGGGCTTCATGTTGATCTGTTTCACCTGCAAGTCCAACATACAGCTGTTTGTGGCCCAGGTGCTGTCCACCTGCTATGCTCTGATTATGATGGCCGTCATTGTGGGTACTGCGTTACAGTTGGGCGAGGACGGCATAGGTTCGCCCTCGGCCATCTTCTTGATATCGATGGTGGGGTCATTCTTCATAGCCGCATGTTTGCATCCGCAAGAGTTTTGGTGTATAACATGCGGCTTAATCTATTTGCTGTCTATACCCTCTATGTACTTACTGCTCATTCTCTACTCCATCATCAACTTGAATGTCGTCTCATGGGGCACTCGCGAGGTAGTGGCCAAGAAGACCAAGAAGGAATTAGAAGCCGAAAAGAAGGCGGCCGAGGAGGCCAAGAAACGCGTCAAGCAAAAGAGCATGTTGAGCTTCCTCCAGAGCGGCATtggcgacaacgacgatgagGAGGGTTCGATTGAGTTCTCACTGGCCGGATTGTTCCGTTGTGTCTTCTGCACACATGGCAAGACATCTGATGAGAAGCAACAGCTCACCACGATTGCCGAGTCCCTGGACACTATTAAGACACGCATGGATACCATTGAGAGCGCGGTCGATCCACATGGTCATCATGCGCGTCACAATCGACGTCGCACCACTTCAAGTGGCTCCAAGGACCATCATTTATTGTCCTCTGTGGCTGAGAAATCTGGCGATGAATCAGACGAATCGGATTCGGATACTTCGGCAGAACCCAAGCAGGAACGTGACTTCCTTACGAATCCCTACTGGATTGAGGATCCCGATGTGCGGAAGGGTGAAGTGGACTTTTTGTCCAGCTCGGAAATTCAGTTCTGGAAAGATCTCATCGATCAATATCTCTATCCCATTGACAACGATCCCGTGGAACAG GCCCGCATAGCGAAAGATCTCAAAGAGCTGCGCGATTCATCGGTATTCGCGTTCTTCATGATAAATGCTCTGTTCGTGCTGATCGTGTTCCTGCTGCAGTTGAACAAGGACAACATCCATGTCAAGTGGCCTTTTGGCGTGCGAACGAACATCACCTACGACGAGTCCAGTCAGGAG GTTCACATCTCCAAGGAATATCTGCAATTGGAACCCATTGGTCTGGTATTTGTGTTCTTCTTTGCCCTGATTTTGGTCATACAATTTACGGCGATGTTGTTCCATCGCTTTGGTACCATCTCGCATATATTGGCTTCCACCGAACTGAATTTCTGCAAAAAGAAATCGGAAGATCTAACGCAGGATCAACTTATAGATAAG CACGCTGTGGAAATAGTAAAGAATCTACAACGTTTACAAGGCATTGATGGAGATTATGATAATGATTCAGGGTCAGGACCCGACCGCATTGCACGGCGCAAGACCATTCAGAATTTGGAGAAGGCTCGACAGCCGCGTCGTCAAATTGGCACCTTGGATGTGGCCTTCAAGAAGCGTTTCCTGAAGCTCACCGCCGATGCTGAGAACAATCCAGCGACTCCAATACTAACCCGCCGTCTGACCATGCGAGCGGAGACAATTCGAGCTCTGGAAGTGCGCAAGAACTCGGTGATGGCGGAACGACGCAAGTCGGCCATGCAGACGTTGGGGGCCAAGAATGAATACGGCATCACCACTGCGTTACCA GTAAATAATAATGGTGCTGTACCCAATCAGCGAAGTGGTCGCGTCTCGAATGCCGGCATCAGCATCAAGGATGTGTTTAACGTAAATGGAGGACCCGCAGAG CAAATCTATGGCTCGAATGGAGGCGGCACTATCAACCAGGGCTACGAGCATGTTATTGATGAGGACGTCGAAGGAAACTCTCTCCGCTTGACCACACGGAATCCACATCAAGTGTCCTGGGGTCAGAATACTACTGGCAATAATACGGGACGCATGTAA
- the LOC127565903 gene encoding uncharacterized protein LOC127565903 — protein MGRKINGRNCFVSRTPSFVRSEARRNTKLLPRQYSGTDISQCSIQDSDSSSVSHPPSYIRPEARRFPNLPPRQYSGTDISRCCPQDSVLSCCCPPRPKRNCNRGRPRQTRCERPFAPAAQCVTEPIEECDDQYICNSQPCTSNPMANFDLDRFDRDTCPGGSGYGRRRNVTIRTCVDYDYEPGCQPTPSRGCSVRPSTVCRRPEPPSCDTSEYEDEECTEYVPCPYRRC, from the coding sequence ATGGGCCGAAAAATCAATGGAAGAAATTGTTTTGTCTCGCGTACGCCGTCGTTTGTTCGCTCTGAAGCACGGCGTAATACGAAATTACTTCCTCGACAATACTCTGGTACTGATATCAGCCAATGCTCTATACAGGATTCAGATTCAAGTAGCGTCTCTCATCCGCCCTCGTATATTCGCCCTGAAGCACGGCGTTTTCCGAATTTACCTCCTCGACAATACTCCGGTACTGATATCAGCCGATGTTGCCCACAAGATTCGGTTTTAAGTTGCTGTTGTCCTCCACGTCCAAAAAGGAATTGCAATCGTGGAAGACCTCGTCAAACCCGATGTGAGAGGCCTTTCGCACCTGCGGCTCAATGCGTCACAGAGCCCATTGAGGAGTGTGATGATCAATATATTTGTAACAGCCAACCCTGTACAAGCAATCCCATGGCTAATTTTGATTTGGATCGATTCGATCGCGATACTTGCCCGGGTGGCAGCGGATATGGACGTCGACGAAATGTCACCATACGGACATGCGTTGACTACGACTATGAGCCCGGTTGCCAACCTACGCCATCACGTGGATGTTCAGTTCGTCCTTCAACTGTATGTCGAAGGCCTGAACCTCCATCCTGCGATACGTCTGAATATGAAGATGAAGAATGCACCGAATATGTTCCATGCCCTTATCGTCGTTGTTAG
- the LOC117576053 gene encoding DNA-directed RNA polymerases I, II, and III subunit RPABC2 → MDDGDYDNDDVGADDFDDADDDVDDDIAQEEEVDNIEIIAPGTAGGGGVPKSKRITTKYMTKYERARVLGTRALQIAMCAPIMVELDGETDPLQIAMKELKQKKIPIIIRRYLPDHSYEDWSIDELIMVDN, encoded by the exons ATGGATGATGGAGATTATGATAACGACGA TGTTGGCGCCGACGATTTCGATGATgctgacgacgacgtcgacgatgaCATCGCCCAGGAGGAGGAAGTGGACAACATTGAAATCATAGCACCCGGCACCGCTGGTGGCGGTGGCGTGCCCAAGTCCAAGCGCATCACTACCAAGTACATGACTAAATATGAGCGTGCGCGCGTCTTGGGAACAAGAGCGCTACAAATTGCCATGTGTGCGCCAATTATGGTTGAATTGGATGGTGAAACAGATCCTCTACAGATTGCAATGAAGGAATTGAAGCAGAAGAAGATACCCATCATTATACGACGCTATCTGCCCGATCATTCATACGAAGACTGGAGCATAGACGAGCTGATCATGGTGGATAATTAA